A genomic region of Barnesiella viscericola DSM 18177 contains the following coding sequences:
- the lpxK gene encoding tetraacyldisaccharide 4'-kinase encodes MYGKSIRINRWLLPLSWLYGFATGVRNRLFDWGILPSEEFDIPVISVGNLAVGGTGKTPHIEYLIELLQPKYRVAVLSRGYKRKSRGFVLADANATARDIGDEPYQIKRKFPDIAVAVDANRRRGINRLKELLPDLDVILLDDAFQHRYVSPLISIVLTDYNRALHLDKLLPAGRLRESRHELSRADIVIVTKCPADMKPIEFNIISRWLHLFPYQHLYFTTLDYGNLQAVFPQPGTPREIDLSTLSKKSGVMLLTGIANPRPMQQYLARYLTAQEELRYPDHHNFSDSDLHQIANRLASLHGEENYIITTEKDAARLRSAALDEPVKRALYYLPIRVRFMQHNGTSFDTKITDTIYKNRRIKRPRR; translated from the coding sequence ATGTACGGCAAATCAATCAGGATAAACCGTTGGTTACTCCCGCTCAGCTGGCTATACGGCTTTGCCACGGGAGTCAGGAACAGACTCTTCGACTGGGGCATACTCCCGTCCGAAGAGTTCGACATTCCGGTCATCTCGGTGGGTAATCTGGCGGTAGGCGGTACCGGCAAGACCCCGCACATCGAATACCTGATTGAACTGCTGCAACCCAAATACCGGGTGGCCGTGCTCAGCCGGGGCTACAAGCGCAAGAGCCGGGGATTCGTCCTGGCCGATGCGAACGCGACCGCCCGCGACATCGGCGACGAGCCTTACCAGATCAAGCGGAAATTCCCCGACATCGCCGTCGCCGTCGATGCCAACCGTCGCAGGGGCATCAACCGGCTGAAAGAGCTGTTGCCCGACCTCGACGTCATTCTGCTCGACGATGCCTTCCAACACCGCTACGTATCGCCCCTCATCTCGATTGTGCTCACCGACTACAACCGGGCGTTGCATCTGGACAAGCTGCTGCCGGCCGGTCGCCTGCGGGAGTCGCGTCACGAACTGTCGCGGGCCGATATCGTGATTGTGACCAAATGCCCCGCCGACATGAAGCCCATCGAGTTCAACATCATTTCGCGGTGGCTGCACCTCTTCCCCTACCAGCATCTCTACTTCACCACGCTCGACTACGGCAACCTGCAAGCGGTATTTCCCCAGCCGGGAACGCCCCGCGAGATTGACCTGAGCACGCTTTCCAAAAAGAGCGGTGTGATGCTGCTCACGGGCATTGCCAACCCGCGCCCCATGCAACAATACCTAGCCCGCTACCTCACCGCGCAGGAAGAGCTGCGATACCCCGACCACCACAACTTCTCCGACAGCGACCTGCATCAAATAGCCAACCGCTTGGCCTCGCTGCATGGTGAGGAGAACTACATCATCACCACCGAAAAAGATGCCGCCCGCCTGCGCTCGGCCGCACTCGACGAACCGGTGAAACGGGCCCTCTACTACCTGCCCATACGGGTACGCTTCATGCAACACAACGGCACCTCGTTCGATACCAAGATAACCGACACGATCTACAAGAACCGTCGGATAAAACGCCCCCGCAGATAA
- a CDS encoding TonB-dependent receptor — protein sequence MWRQCVLWLCLWCATSWAWCAQTYSVKGRVFSRATGEGVPFVSVGIWNTSRGTTTDSVGNYRIGNLQPGMYRVQVSSVGYKTYVSPEFHITTYDYTLDIGLDESQVALGEVSVVAAPFRRSVESPIAMRVIGVQEIEKSPGANRDISKVVNAFPGVATVAGGGYRNDLMIRGGGPAENKFYLDGVEIPNINHFSTQGASGGPVGIIDADLIREVDFYTGAFPVSRGNALSSVFDFKLLDGTPDRYTFKGTVGASELALGSKGHIGSRTTYVVSVRQSYLQLLFSLLDMPFLPQYTDAQFKIKTRFSQAHELTILGLGAIDDMKLNTETDPADESKQYLLNYLPTIKQNTYTLGAVYKHYGGNHIQTVVLSRSYMDNGNVKYRDNDESTDENLTLRLKSSEVENHLRLENRSSLGLFQVTAGLNADYAVYTNRTFQRVFADVPRVIRYDTDLGLFKWGAFATVGYKSADERLSASLGFRLDACDYSWLTDNPFDQFSPRLSFSYNIAGNFYVNGSLGRYYQLPAYTTLGFQENEVLVNRSRLRYIRSDQAALGVEYYLNRWARLTVEGFYKSYTHSPLSLSDSIPLACKGTDYGVSGNEAAASTAHGRAYGVEVMLRWLGMGRFTALASYTWYRSQFLNPATGRYLPSAWDYRHLFTLSGTYKLPKNWDIGMKVRLMGGAPYTPYDEYVSSLVPAWNATARPYYDYSRYNSGRLKTFYEIDLRVDKSFYFKGVMLGFYIDLQNVLNFKYDNQPLLISTGETYVDEAGTERYRMKYIAQQSGVILPTLGITVEF from the coding sequence ATGTGGAGGCAGTGTGTGCTGTGGTTGTGCCTCTGGTGTGCGACCTCCTGGGCTTGGTGTGCGCAGACCTATTCGGTGAAGGGGCGTGTGTTTTCTCGGGCGACCGGCGAGGGGGTACCTTTTGTGAGTGTGGGCATCTGGAATACGTCGCGGGGGACCACGACCGATTCGGTGGGGAACTACCGCATCGGTAACTTGCAGCCGGGCATGTATCGGGTGCAGGTGTCGTCGGTGGGCTACAAGACCTATGTGTCGCCCGAGTTTCATATCACGACCTACGACTATACGCTCGACATCGGACTCGACGAGTCGCAGGTGGCGCTGGGCGAGGTGAGCGTGGTGGCGGCTCCGTTCAGGCGCTCGGTCGAGAGCCCTATCGCCATGCGGGTTATCGGGGTACAGGAGATTGAGAAGAGTCCGGGGGCCAATCGCGACATCTCGAAGGTGGTCAACGCTTTCCCCGGCGTGGCTACGGTGGCGGGCGGAGGCTATCGCAACGACTTGATGATACGGGGTGGCGGTCCGGCCGAGAACAAGTTCTACCTCGACGGGGTGGAGATTCCCAACATCAACCATTTCAGCACGCAAGGAGCTTCGGGTGGCCCGGTGGGGATTATCGATGCCGACCTCATTCGCGAGGTCGATTTCTATACGGGGGCTTTCCCGGTGAGCCGGGGCAATGCGTTGAGTTCGGTTTTCGACTTCAAATTGCTCGACGGTACCCCCGACCGCTATACCTTCAAGGGAACGGTGGGGGCTTCGGAGCTGGCCTTGGGTTCGAAGGGGCATATCGGGAGCCGCACAACCTATGTGGTGTCGGTTCGGCAATCCTATCTGCAACTGCTCTTTTCGTTGCTCGACATGCCTTTCCTGCCCCAATATACCGATGCGCAATTCAAGATAAAGACCCGCTTTTCGCAGGCACACGAGCTTACGATTCTGGGGTTGGGGGCTATCGACGACATGAAACTGAATACCGAGACCGACCCGGCCGACGAGTCGAAACAGTATCTGCTCAACTACCTGCCTACCATCAAGCAGAACACCTATACGCTGGGGGCTGTCTACAAGCACTACGGGGGCAATCATATCCAGACGGTCGTACTGAGCCGCAGCTACATGGACAACGGCAATGTGAAGTATCGCGACAACGACGAGTCGACCGACGAGAATCTGACCCTGCGATTGAAATCGAGCGAGGTCGAGAATCACCTGCGCTTGGAGAATAGGTCGTCGCTGGGGCTGTTCCAGGTGACGGCCGGGTTGAATGCCGACTATGCCGTCTATACCAACCGCACCTTCCAGCGGGTGTTTGCCGATGTGCCGCGGGTGATACGCTACGACACCGATTTGGGGCTGTTCAAGTGGGGCGCTTTTGCCACGGTGGGATACAAGTCGGCCGACGAGCGGCTGTCGGCTTCGCTGGGTTTCCGGCTCGATGCCTGTGACTACTCGTGGCTCACCGACAACCCGTTTGATCAGTTCTCACCCCGGCTCTCCTTCTCCTACAACATAGCGGGCAATTTCTATGTGAACGGCAGTCTGGGGCGCTATTACCAGTTGCCGGCCTATACGACCCTGGGATTCCAGGAGAACGAGGTGCTGGTCAACCGCTCGCGGTTGCGCTATATCCGTTCCGACCAGGCGGCTTTGGGGGTGGAGTATTACCTCAACCGATGGGCCCGGCTCACGGTCGAGGGCTTTTACAAGAGCTACACCCACTCGCCGCTCTCGCTCTCCGATAGCATTCCGCTGGCCTGCAAGGGAACCGACTACGGCGTGTCGGGTAACGAGGCGGCCGCCTCGACAGCCCACGGACGGGCCTATGGGGTGGAGGTGATGCTCCGTTGGCTGGGTATGGGGCGTTTCACGGCACTCGCCTCCTATACCTGGTATCGCAGTCAGTTCCTGAATCCCGCAACCGGTCGTTATCTGCCTTCGGCCTGGGATTATCGCCATCTGTTCACCCTCTCGGGTACCTACAAGCTGCCCAAGAATTGGGACATCGGCATGAAGGTGCGACTCATGGGCGGGGCTCCTTATACCCCTTACGACGAGTATGTGTCGTCGCTTGTCCCGGCCTGGAATGCCACGGCCCGTCCCTATTACGATTACAGCCGCTACAATTCGGGGCGGTTGAAGACGTTTTACGAAATCGATTTGCGGGTCGACAAGTCGTTCTATTTCAAGGGAGTGATGCTGGGCTTTTATATCGACTTGCAGAATGTGCTGAATTTCAAATACGACAATCAGCCCCTCCTGATCAGTACCGGCGAGACCTATGTCGATGAGGCCGGGACGGAGCGTTATCGCATGAAATACATTGCCCAGCAGAGCGGGGTGATTCTGCCTACGTTGGGCATCACGGTCGAGTTTTAG
- a CDS encoding peroxiredoxin — translation MEATNVYSMPRIGDSAPEFQAVTTQGTIHFPSDYKGKWKILFSHPADFTPVCTSEFMTFGKMAEEFEALNCQLVGLSVDGLHSHIAWLRTIKEKIDWKGWKNVEIKFPLVVDITMEVASLYGMIQPGESNTSAVRAVFFIDPQDKIRTIMYYPLSLGRNFDEIKRVLVGLQTVDNFGVALPADWRPGDEVIVPPAGSCGVAKERMEGAESDLHCYDWFFCTKQISKEEVESRLGKK, via the coding sequence ATGGAAGCAACAAACGTTTATTCAATGCCGCGTATCGGTGATTCGGCTCCCGAATTTCAAGCAGTAACCACCCAGGGTACCATTCATTTCCCCTCGGATTACAAAGGCAAGTGGAAAATCCTGTTTAGCCACCCGGCCGATTTCACGCCCGTATGTACCTCGGAGTTCATGACATTCGGCAAGATGGCCGAGGAGTTTGAAGCCCTGAACTGCCAACTCGTAGGCCTATCGGTCGACGGACTGCACAGTCACATTGCCTGGCTTCGCACGATTAAGGAGAAGATCGACTGGAAGGGCTGGAAAAATGTGGAAATCAAATTCCCGCTGGTGGTCGACATTACCATGGAGGTGGCCAGCCTGTACGGTATGATTCAACCGGGCGAAAGCAATACTTCGGCCGTGCGGGCCGTCTTCTTCATCGACCCGCAGGACAAGATTCGCACCATCATGTACTATCCCCTTTCGTTGGGTCGTAATTTCGATGAAATTAAGCGGGTATTGGTAGGCTTGCAAACGGTCGACAACTTTGGCGTAGCCCTCCCGGCCGATTGGCGTCCGGGTGATGAGGTGATTGTTCCGCCGGCCGGTTCTTGTGGCGTTGCCAAAGAGCGCATGGAGGGAGCGGAGAGTGATCTGCATTGCTACGACTGGTTCTTCTGTACTAAACAGATTTCCAAGGAAGAGGTTGAAAGTCGCTTGGGCAAAAAGTAG
- a CDS encoding hydrogen peroxide-inducible genes activator, whose protein sequence is MTLQQMEYIVAVDKYRHFVRAAEACGVTQSTLSSMIQKLETELDMLIFDRNSHPVRPTAQGENVIRQAQVILYNVAQMKEMVLSERMQESGELHLGVIPTIAPYIIPKLIRHMHSHYPHVQLRLLEARTAVLVEKLERAEIDVALLSTPLDNPKLLEIPIYYEKFKLYISPEEKLFTQQEIDEADLVSDKLWILAEGHCLRNQVLNFCHRKSRYSSIYEAGSIDTLVKIVDENGGYTIIPELHTALLSPQQQERVHHFRQPEPVREVSLVVRNDYIRERMLNLLSDSIRSIIPDDLINSRLKKFAIKL, encoded by the coding sequence ATGACTCTTCAACAGATGGAATATATTGTGGCGGTCGACAAATACCGTCACTTTGTGCGTGCCGCCGAGGCTTGTGGAGTGACTCAAAGCACATTGAGTTCGATGATACAAAAGCTGGAAACCGAACTCGACATGCTGATTTTCGACCGCAACAGCCACCCGGTGCGTCCTACCGCCCAGGGTGAAAATGTTATCCGACAAGCCCAGGTGATACTCTACAACGTAGCCCAAATGAAAGAGATGGTATTAAGCGAGCGTATGCAGGAGTCGGGCGAACTGCATCTGGGAGTGATACCCACCATCGCTCCGTATATCATTCCCAAACTGATTCGACACATGCACAGCCACTACCCCCATGTACAACTGCGCCTGCTGGAAGCCCGCACCGCGGTACTGGTCGAGAAACTCGAACGGGCCGAAATCGATGTGGCCCTGCTCTCCACGCCGCTCGACAACCCGAAACTGCTCGAAATTCCCATCTACTACGAAAAATTCAAGCTGTATATTTCGCCCGAAGAAAAGCTCTTCACCCAACAGGAGATAGACGAAGCGGATTTGGTGAGTGACAAATTGTGGATTCTGGCCGAGGGGCACTGCCTGCGCAACCAGGTGCTCAACTTCTGTCACCGCAAGTCGCGCTATTCGAGCATCTACGAAGCCGGCAGCATCGATACCCTGGTGAAGATTGTCGACGAAAACGGCGGATACACCATTATTCCCGAGCTCCACACCGCACTGCTTTCTCCCCAACAGCAAGAGCGCGTACATCACTTCCGCCAACCCGAGCCGGTTCGGGAGGTGTCCCTGGTCGTGCGCAACGACTATATCCGGGAGCGCATGCTCAACCTGCTTTCCGACAGCATTCGCTCCATTATTCCCGACGATTTAATAAACTCTCGTCTCAAAAAGTTTGCCATCAAACTATAA
- the tamL gene encoding translocation and assembly module lipoprotein TamL, producing MRRVLTACGVAIAVVVMVACSPTRHVPDGSYLLDHVKIETSDKGVKPSDLKSYLRQEPNHRMFGLFRFSLGLYNLSGNDSTKWFNRWVRNAGTPPVIYDPMLMENSRLQMEKAMFNKGYMAARVEADTTSHGKRMDVVYRVQANEPHYIDDVNYQIGNDTLSRLIERRLSRHSLLKKGDNFDRNVLDEERQRISDILRRGGFYAFNKELITYTADTADRSKAVDLTLTIRPDSLVNTERYRPYERYYMHNIYFVLSYDPAAADRIDVSNAGMYKNYYFIEGEHPYIRRETLVENCFIRPGLLYSSRDVDNTYTAFGRLRIVKYVNIRFELAGQNEKGENLLDCYILLSEDKPQSVSLELEGTNSEGDLGFAVGATYEHRNIFKGSETFSTKVRGAYESLSGDLSGLINDRYTELGGEVGITYPKFLFPFLRTDFRRRMKASTEYSVNFNFQQRPEYTRVIWGTAWKYKWTTNRGFFRHNYDLLDINYVYLPHKTEGFLESIAPDNPLLRYSYEDHFIMRMGYTFYCSNLNPSNPVQRRTNVYTLRAAGEIAGNLLNAISHLTSKSQPEDGYTLFGIRYSQYAKFDFDYSITHIIDDRNSVAFHVGGGIGIPYGNSDILPFEKRYYSGGANSVRGWSVRTLGPGSYNGNNSVSEFINQCGDIRFDMNLEYRAKLFWKVELGAFIDAGNIWTIRNYEAQPGGQFRLNSFYKEIALAYGLGIRLDFSYFLLRFDLGMKAYNPAAGQEHWAIASQNFKRDSAFHFTVGYPF from the coding sequence ATGCGTCGAGTTCTAACAGCGTGTGGAGTAGCCATTGCCGTCGTGGTGATGGTGGCGTGCAGCCCTACGCGTCATGTCCCCGACGGCAGTTATCTGCTCGACCACGTGAAGATAGAGACCAGCGACAAGGGGGTAAAACCGTCGGACCTGAAATCCTATCTGCGGCAGGAACCCAACCACCGCATGTTCGGCCTCTTCCGCTTTTCGCTGGGGTTGTACAACCTCTCGGGCAACGACTCGACCAAGTGGTTCAACCGCTGGGTGCGCAATGCCGGTACGCCGCCGGTCATCTATGACCCGATGTTGATGGAGAACTCGCGTTTGCAGATGGAGAAAGCCATGTTCAACAAGGGCTATATGGCGGCGCGGGTCGAGGCCGATACCACCTCGCACGGCAAGCGCATGGACGTGGTCTACCGGGTGCAGGCCAACGAGCCGCACTACATCGACGATGTGAATTACCAGATTGGCAACGATACCCTCTCGCGTCTGATTGAGCGCAGGCTCTCGCGCCATTCACTCTTGAAGAAGGGCGACAATTTCGACCGTAACGTGCTCGACGAGGAGCGGCAACGCATCTCCGACATTTTACGGCGGGGCGGTTTCTATGCCTTCAACAAGGAGTTGATTACCTACACTGCCGATACGGCCGACCGCTCCAAGGCGGTGGACCTGACCTTGACCATCAGGCCCGACTCGCTGGTCAACACCGAGCGCTACCGCCCCTATGAACGCTATTACATGCACAACATCTACTTCGTGCTCTCCTACGACCCCGCTGCGGCCGACCGCATCGATGTCTCCAATGCCGGCATGTACAAGAACTACTACTTTATCGAGGGGGAGCACCCCTATATCCGCCGCGAGACGTTGGTCGAGAACTGCTTCATACGGCCGGGGCTTCTGTACAGCAGTCGCGATGTCGACAATACCTATACCGCTTTCGGCCGTCTGCGCATTGTCAAGTATGTCAACATTCGTTTTGAGCTGGCCGGGCAGAATGAAAAGGGCGAGAATCTGCTCGACTGCTACATCTTGCTGAGCGAGGACAAGCCGCAGTCGGTTTCGCTCGAACTGGAAGGAACCAACTCGGAGGGCGACCTGGGTTTTGCCGTGGGGGCCACCTACGAACACCGCAATATTTTCAAGGGTTCCGAGACCTTCTCGACCAAGGTGCGGGGTGCTTACGAGAGTCTGTCGGGCGATTTGAGCGGACTCATCAACGACCGCTACACCGAGCTGGGTGGTGAGGTGGGTATCACCTATCCGAAATTCCTTTTTCCCTTCCTGCGCACCGACTTTCGCCGCCGCATGAAGGCCAGTACCGAGTACAGCGTGAACTTCAACTTCCAACAGCGGCCCGAGTACACCCGGGTCATTTGGGGTACCGCCTGGAAATACAAGTGGACCACCAATCGGGGGTTCTTCCGCCACAACTACGACCTGCTCGACATCAACTACGTCTATCTGCCGCACAAGACCGAGGGCTTTCTCGAAAGCATTGCCCCCGACAATCCTCTGTTGCGGTACAGTTACGAGGACCACTTCATCATGCGCATGGGCTATACCTTCTACTGCTCCAATCTCAACCCCTCCAATCCCGTGCAGCGGCGCACCAACGTCTATACGTTGCGAGCTGCCGGTGAGATAGCGGGCAACCTGCTCAATGCCATTTCGCACCTCACCTCCAAGTCGCAGCCCGAGGACGGATACACGCTTTTCGGAATCCGCTACTCCCAGTATGCCAAGTTCGACTTCGATTACAGTATCACTCACATCATCGACGACCGCAACTCGGTAGCCTTCCATGTGGGCGGTGGTATCGGTATCCCCTATGGCAACTCCGATATATTGCCCTTCGAGAAACGATACTATTCGGGTGGGGCCAACAGCGTGAGGGGGTGGTCGGTGCGGACGCTGGGACCCGGCAGCTACAACGGCAACAACTCGGTGTCGGAGTTTATCAACCAGTGCGGCGACATACGCTTCGACATGAATCTCGAATACCGGGCCAAACTCTTCTGGAAGGTCGAGTTGGGTGCCTTTATCGATGCCGGTAACATTTGGACCATTCGCAACTACGAGGCTCAGCCCGGCGGACAATTCCGACTCAACTCGTTCTACAAGGAGATAGCCTTGGCCTATGGGTTGGGTATCCGTCTCGATTTCAGTTATTTTCTTTTGCGGTTCGATTTGGGTATGAAGGCCTACAATCCGGCCGCCGGTCAGGAGCATTGGGCCATAGCTTCCCAGAATTTCAAGCGCGACTCGGCTTTCCACTTTACCGTGGGCTATCCCTTCTGA
- the ilvD gene encoding dihydroxy-acid dehydratase, translating to MKHQLRSATSTEGRRMAGARALWRANGMKAEEMGRPIIAIVNSFTQFVPGHVHLHEIGQTVKREIEKLGCFAAEFNTIAIDDGIAMGHDGMLYSLPSRDLIADSVEYMVNAHKADAMVCISNCDKITPGMLMAAMRLNIPTIFVSGGPMEAGHLDGRGLDLIDAMVESADESIDDEQVRRVEHAACPTCGSCSGMFTANSMNCLNEAIGLALPGNGTIVATHRNRERLFIEAARQIVENSYAYYRDGDESVLPRSIATRAAFLNAMTLDIAMGGSTNTVLHLLAIAHEAGVDFTIGDIDRLSRRSPVLCKVAPNSHYHIQDVNRAGGILSILAILAREGLIDTSVHRVDRQNLAQAIENYALRDGICPPKGEPLWHSAPGNRFNLVLGSQENRYDTLDTDRSNGCIRDFEHAYVKDGGLAVLFGNIAQDGCIVKTAGVDEKIFRFKGRAKVFESQEEACQGILGGDVESGDVVVITHEGPKGGPGMQEMLYPTSYIKSKHLGKACALITDGRFSGGTSGLSIGHISPEAAAGGNIGLVRNGDLIEIDIPARRIELLVDDTELARRRDEELARGKAAFTPHHRQRPVSKALQAYAALVSSADKGAVRII from the coding sequence ATGAAACATCAGTTACGAAGCGCAACCAGCACCGAAGGCCGTCGAATGGCCGGAGCGAGAGCCTTGTGGCGGGCCAACGGCATGAAGGCCGAGGAGATGGGCCGCCCCATCATCGCCATCGTCAATTCATTCACCCAGTTCGTGCCGGGTCACGTACACCTGCACGAGATAGGGCAAACGGTCAAACGAGAAATTGAGAAACTGGGGTGCTTCGCCGCCGAGTTCAACACCATCGCCATCGACGACGGCATAGCCATGGGACACGACGGCATGCTCTATTCGCTGCCTTCGCGCGACCTCATCGCCGACAGCGTGGAGTATATGGTCAACGCCCACAAGGCCGATGCCATGGTGTGCATCAGCAACTGTGACAAGATAACCCCGGGTATGCTCATGGCGGCCATGCGGCTCAATATCCCCACGATTTTCGTTTCGGGAGGACCGATGGAGGCCGGTCACCTCGACGGGCGCGGACTCGACCTGATTGACGCCATGGTCGAATCGGCCGACGAGAGTATCGACGACGAGCAGGTGCGTCGGGTAGAACATGCGGCCTGCCCCACCTGCGGATCCTGCTCGGGTATGTTCACCGCCAACTCGATGAACTGTCTCAACGAGGCTATCGGGCTAGCTCTGCCGGGCAACGGCACGATTGTGGCTACGCACCGCAACCGCGAACGGCTCTTCATCGAGGCGGCCCGGCAAATCGTCGAGAACAGCTATGCCTACTACCGCGACGGCGACGAAAGCGTGCTGCCCCGCAGCATAGCCACCCGGGCGGCCTTTCTCAACGCCATGACCCTCGACATTGCCATGGGAGGCTCTACCAACACGGTGCTACACCTGCTGGCCATTGCCCACGAGGCAGGTGTCGACTTCACAATCGGCGACATCGACCGCCTCTCGCGCCGGTCGCCGGTGCTCTGCAAGGTGGCACCCAACTCGCACTACCACATTCAAGACGTAAACCGGGCGGGCGGGATTCTCTCGATTCTGGCCATTCTGGCCCGCGAGGGACTCATCGACACCTCGGTACACCGCGTCGACCGACAGAACCTGGCCCAAGCCATCGAAAACTATGCCCTGCGCGACGGCATCTGCCCGCCGAAGGGCGAACCCCTGTGGCACAGCGCCCCGGGCAACCGATTCAATCTGGTACTGGGTTCGCAGGAGAATCGCTACGACACGCTCGACACCGACCGCAGCAACGGCTGCATCAGAGACTTTGAACATGCCTATGTGAAAGACGGCGGACTGGCCGTGCTCTTCGGCAACATCGCCCAGGACGGGTGTATCGTCAAGACGGCCGGCGTGGACGAAAAGATATTCCGGTTCAAAGGCCGGGCCAAAGTGTTCGAGTCGCAGGAGGAGGCCTGCCAGGGCATACTCGGCGGCGATGTGGAGAGTGGCGACGTGGTGGTCATCACCCACGAAGGGCCCAAAGGGGGGCCCGGCATGCAGGAGATGCTCTACCCCACCTCCTACATCAAGTCGAAACATCTGGGAAAAGCCTGTGCCCTCATCACCGACGGCCGTTTCTCGGGTGGTACCTCAGGGCTGTCGATAGGCCACATCTCGCCCGAAGCGGCGGCGGGAGGCAACATCGGCCTCGTCCGCAACGGCGACCTCATCGAAATAGACATTCCCGCCCGACGCATCGAACTGCTGGTCGACGACACCGAGCTGGCCCGCCGCCGGGACGAGGAGCTGGCCCGCGGCAAAGCGGCCTTCACCCCCCATCACCGGCAACGCCCGGTGTCGAAAGCCTTGCAGGCCTACGCCGCTCTGGTAAGCTCGGCCGACAAAGGGGCCGTTCGCATCATCTAA